In Paenarthrobacter sp. GOM3, a single window of DNA contains:
- a CDS encoding MFS transporter: MNPAARTIQRVYLTLTLGNTVAASFIWGINTLFLLDAGLSNLEAFAANAFFTAGMVLFEVPTGVVADGWGRRVSFLLGTVTLAVSTYLYYVLWQVSAPFWMWAVVSVLLGLGFTFFSGAVEAWLVDALRFSGYEGGLESVLGRGQMVQGLAMLFGSVAGGVIAQATNLGVPFLLRVGVLLAMFAVAFGLMHDVGFSPERSTRPLRAVRTVLTASIDNGLKNRPVRYMMLAAPFSAGVGIYVFYALQPYLLDLFGDPKAYSIAGLAAAIVAGSQILGGWLAPHARELFHKRTSVMILSGLVGAVILLVLGSTRVFWVALVLLALWAVVGSAATPVRQAYVNDMIPSKQRATVLSFDSLMGSSGGVLIQPLLGRGADLYGYPASLAMAGVIELIAVPFLLASRKQGAAADRASTLAVEPPREGPAETPRTT, encoded by the coding sequence ATGAATCCCGCCGCACGAACGATCCAACGTGTGTACCTGACACTGACGCTGGGTAATACCGTGGCGGCGTCCTTCATTTGGGGTATCAACACGCTGTTCCTGCTTGATGCGGGCCTCAGCAACCTGGAAGCCTTCGCCGCGAATGCTTTCTTCACAGCGGGCATGGTCCTCTTCGAAGTCCCCACCGGGGTGGTGGCCGATGGTTGGGGCCGCCGCGTATCGTTCCTGCTCGGTACCGTGACACTGGCCGTGTCCACCTACCTGTATTACGTGCTCTGGCAGGTCTCAGCCCCGTTTTGGATGTGGGCCGTGGTTTCGGTCCTGCTGGGCCTTGGCTTCACGTTCTTTTCCGGAGCCGTCGAAGCGTGGCTCGTGGACGCCTTGCGATTCTCCGGTTACGAAGGCGGGCTCGAATCCGTGCTTGGCCGCGGGCAAATGGTCCAGGGCCTGGCAATGCTGTTTGGGTCCGTCGCGGGCGGCGTGATTGCCCAAGCCACCAACCTGGGCGTGCCTTTCCTTTTGCGCGTGGGGGTGCTGCTTGCCATGTTCGCAGTGGCTTTCGGTCTCATGCACGACGTCGGTTTCTCGCCTGAGCGTTCAACGCGCCCCCTGCGGGCTGTCCGTACCGTACTGACGGCCTCGATAGACAACGGCCTGAAAAACCGGCCAGTTCGGTACATGATGCTGGCCGCTCCCTTTAGCGCCGGCGTCGGAATTTACGTCTTTTACGCTCTGCAGCCGTACCTTCTCGACCTTTTTGGGGACCCAAAAGCCTATTCCATCGCGGGCCTGGCTGCCGCAATTGTCGCAGGCTCGCAGATCCTGGGCGGCTGGCTGGCCCCGCACGCCCGGGAGCTGTTCCACAAACGCACGTCAGTGATGATCCTCTCCGGCCTGGTGGGTGCCGTGATTCTCCTGGTGCTGGGATCCACGCGCGTGTTCTGGGTAGCCCTGGTGCTGCTGGCGTTGTGGGCCGTGGTGGGTTCTGCGGCTACTCCGGTCCGACAGGCGTATGTGAATGACATGATCCCGTCGAAACAGCGTGCCACTGTCCTCAGTTTCGATTCGCTGATGGGTTCCAGCGGCGGAGTGTTGATCCAACCACTCCTGGGCCGCGGCGCGGACCTTTACGGTTATCCGGCGTCGTTGGCCATGGCCGGTGTTATCGAGCTCATTGCGGTGCCGTTCCTGCTGGCGAGCCGGAAGCAAGGGGCTGCAGCGGACCGGGCCAGCACCTTGGCTGTGGAGCCGCCCCGGGAGGGCCCAGCAGAAACGCCTAGAACGACCTGA
- the ribA gene encoding GTP cyclohydrolase II RibA codes for MTASLDIAPPAASLPRATVRSNVTVPLQFPDGFRTTAEVFTFHGLADGKEHLLLALGSWEQSLLAPDGEPGVAPLVRLHSECMTGDVFGSERCDCGPQLREAVEEIAAVGGFLLYLRQEGRGIGLYSKLDAYALQDNGLDTYEANLALGHGEDERDYSAGVQMLQAIGATRIRLLSNNPDKATQLSALGMDITVPALRGSGFDTEPPSPATLISLVGALLPRLRERASETEELRRLPESTMTDLRQAGVFRLLAPRGVGGYGMGVETYAEVVRQLARGCASIAWTAGHLMEHVWMLARWPKEVQDEVFALGRVPLAAATGAPVGVATKVPGGYSISGHWSFASGVMHSEWALLAVDCDGVRLQALVPVAALELMDAWHTAGLRGTGSNDLRADHLFVPDYRVMEWGHLSASDNPGSLLHPDPTLHILMATLLNLVAPSTALGAAEHALELFQAQLMVRKVKNTTEVRQADSVLAQARFSEAFGLVATARLHWEEAVRILAASIRRSGTERSGTATAGTEPTDTERSRYRLSLALSGQAAEAAVRLIVAGSGGSAHRLSHPLQRIQRDVNVLLNHPTLSFDPIVEQAGRGLLGLGFTVRSF; via the coding sequence ATGACCGCCAGCCTGGACATCGCACCACCCGCTGCATCGCTGCCCAGGGCGACCGTTCGCAGCAACGTCACCGTGCCGCTTCAGTTTCCTGACGGATTCCGGACGACGGCGGAAGTCTTCACGTTCCACGGCTTGGCTGACGGCAAGGAGCATTTGCTTCTGGCCCTCGGCTCATGGGAACAATCCCTGCTGGCCCCGGACGGCGAACCAGGTGTTGCCCCTCTGGTGCGCCTTCACAGCGAATGCATGACAGGTGACGTCTTCGGCAGCGAGCGCTGCGACTGTGGTCCACAGCTGCGTGAAGCGGTGGAGGAGATTGCCGCCGTCGGAGGTTTCCTGCTGTACCTTCGACAGGAGGGCCGGGGCATTGGCCTGTATTCCAAACTGGATGCCTACGCGCTTCAGGACAACGGCCTGGATACCTACGAAGCCAATCTGGCTCTTGGCCATGGCGAAGACGAACGTGACTACTCTGCCGGAGTCCAGATGCTCCAGGCCATTGGTGCCACTCGAATCCGGCTTCTGAGCAATAATCCTGACAAAGCAACACAGCTCTCGGCCCTGGGAATGGACATCACCGTCCCGGCGCTCCGGGGCTCGGGATTCGACACGGAACCGCCAAGCCCGGCAACTTTGATTTCCCTGGTGGGGGCCCTGCTGCCGCGCCTCCGGGAACGCGCATCCGAAACCGAGGAACTGCGCCGTTTGCCCGAATCCACCATGACCGACCTCCGCCAAGCCGGCGTCTTCCGCCTCCTCGCACCCAGGGGCGTTGGCGGTTACGGGATGGGCGTGGAGACCTACGCTGAGGTGGTCAGGCAGCTTGCCCGCGGTTGCGCATCGATTGCATGGACCGCGGGGCACCTGATGGAACATGTGTGGATGTTGGCCCGCTGGCCGAAGGAAGTCCAGGACGAAGTCTTTGCCTTGGGCAGGGTTCCACTGGCCGCAGCGACGGGTGCGCCCGTTGGTGTCGCCACGAAGGTTCCCGGTGGCTACAGCATCTCCGGCCACTGGAGTTTTGCTTCGGGAGTCATGCATTCGGAGTGGGCGCTCCTGGCTGTTGATTGCGACGGTGTCCGTCTCCAGGCGTTGGTCCCTGTCGCGGCGCTCGAATTGATGGACGCCTGGCATACCGCAGGGCTGCGGGGGACGGGCAGCAATGACCTGCGGGCAGATCACCTGTTTGTCCCGGACTACCGGGTCATGGAATGGGGCCACCTGAGCGCTTCGGACAACCCCGGCAGCCTGCTCCACCCTGACCCCACACTTCACATCCTCATGGCAACGCTGCTGAACCTGGTGGCACCGTCCACCGCTTTGGGCGCCGCGGAGCATGCCTTGGAGCTGTTTCAAGCGCAATTGATGGTGCGAAAGGTCAAAAACACTACCGAGGTGCGCCAAGCAGACTCTGTACTGGCCCAAGCACGTTTCTCCGAGGCCTTCGGACTCGTTGCCACTGCCCGGCTGCATTGGGAGGAGGCGGTCCGGATTCTGGCGGCATCCATAAGGCGCTCCGGCACGGAGCGCTCCGGTACGGCGACAGCAGGCACGGAGCCAACAGACACCGAGCGGTCGCGGTACCGGCTATCGCTTGCCCTCAGCGGCCAGGCGGCGGAGGCCGCGGTCAGGCTCATCGTCGCGGGTTCGGGCGGCAGCGCACATCGCTTGTCGCATCCGTTGCAGCGCATCCAGCGGGACGTGAATGTCCTCCTCAACCACCCCACGCTCAGCTTCGACCCCATTGTTGAGCAAGCAGGCCGGGGACTGCTGGGCCTGGGGTTCACGGTCAGGTCGTTCTAG
- a CDS encoding DUF3100 domain-containing protein gives MSTSIETKRTDKAGTRLTIPIAALAFVIALAVQFIGQVKIDLGIGAIIIFPMVWGLILGLLVSIQKFKPLGLDLQRVAAALVGVAVLLLVARLAFNIGPSLPSLIKAGPALLLQEVGHLLGTVVLALPLAVLLRMGKATVGATFSLDREPSFAMVSEKYGPDSDQYRGVLAMYVFGTLFGAIFITLLTSLVANWKIFDPLALAMGAGVGSGSMMAASAASIIAAYPGDQEAILGMAAISNLITTILGVYVGIYIALPVADRFYKLLTRNKETAKVAAGTAPLERSAAELEQDGIQAEENRRFREEVAKSSAAMKLPLWLSLSVLTVLGVGTAAVAAKGLSLSILAGYGIMLALVLVSLLLARITRKVSAIVFITTIGAYISSPWFFGSGVLNEAVKAVDFLSIATVMLTLAGLSLGKDIPLLRNIGWKIIPVGLVAITASFLLSTVIAEFALGLWH, from the coding sequence ATGAGCACCAGCATCGAAACCAAGCGGACGGACAAGGCCGGTACCCGGCTGACGATTCCGATCGCCGCACTGGCGTTTGTCATTGCCCTCGCGGTCCAGTTCATCGGCCAGGTCAAGATTGATCTTGGCATTGGTGCGATCATCATTTTCCCTATGGTCTGGGGTTTGATCCTTGGCTTGTTGGTGTCCATCCAGAAGTTCAAGCCGCTCGGGCTGGACCTGCAGCGTGTGGCGGCCGCACTTGTGGGTGTCGCGGTCCTGCTGCTGGTGGCCAGGCTCGCCTTCAATATAGGACCGAGCCTACCGAGCCTCATCAAGGCCGGTCCTGCGCTTCTCCTGCAGGAAGTTGGACACTTGCTCGGAACTGTAGTGTTGGCGCTGCCCCTCGCGGTCCTGCTGCGCATGGGCAAGGCAACCGTGGGGGCAACGTTCTCCTTGGACCGTGAACCGTCCTTCGCCATGGTCTCGGAAAAGTATGGCCCCGATTCGGACCAGTACCGCGGTGTCCTGGCCATGTACGTTTTCGGGACCCTGTTCGGCGCCATCTTCATCACGCTGCTGACCTCGTTGGTGGCCAACTGGAAAATCTTTGATCCGTTGGCCCTGGCCATGGGTGCCGGTGTCGGTTCGGGCTCCATGATGGCTGCCTCGGCTGCGAGCATCATTGCGGCCTATCCGGGTGACCAGGAAGCCATCCTGGGGATGGCTGCAATTTCCAACCTCATCACCACCATCCTTGGCGTGTACGTAGGTATCTACATCGCCTTGCCTGTGGCTGACCGGTTCTACAAGCTACTGACCCGCAACAAGGAAACCGCAAAGGTGGCTGCAGGCACTGCTCCCCTGGAGCGTTCGGCAGCTGAGCTGGAGCAGGATGGCATCCAAGCTGAGGAGAACCGCCGCTTCCGTGAAGAGGTGGCGAAGTCCTCGGCGGCCATGAAGCTGCCGCTGTGGCTTTCCCTGTCTGTCCTGACGGTCCTGGGTGTTGGTACTGCAGCGGTAGCTGCCAAGGGCTTGAGCCTGTCCATCCTTGCCGGCTACGGCATCATGTTGGCTTTGGTCCTCGTCAGCCTGTTGCTGGCCAGGATCACCAGGAAAGTCTCTGCCATCGTTTTTATCACCACCATTGGTGCGTACATCTCAAGTCCGTGGTTCTTCGGGTCAGGGGTCTTGAACGAAGCCGTCAAGGCGGTGGATTTCCTTTCCATCGCCACGGTGATGTTGACGTTGGCCGGACTGTCCCTTGGCAAGGACATCCCCTTGCTGCGGAACATCGGGTGGAAGATCATTCCCGTGGGCCTTGTTGCCATCACTGCGTCTTTCCTTCTATCCACCGTGATTGCCGAATTCGCCCTGGGACTCTGGCACTAG